In a single window of the Chondrocystis sp. NIES-4102 genome:
- a CDS encoding UspA domain-containing protein yields the protein MLKKILYADSGAENAQDMLKTLLELPSTKSSQLSILRVISPKTTQEESQAQEQAKETVEALISKLNIEPNRVNTLVQEGDTKTTVLKVAQDVDADLIIMGSRGLGKLQAILSNSVSQYVFQLTDRSMLLVKDDVYIKRLKRVMVALDKSPAAQYALDVTLALLQGYNDAEILLTRVNPDLDSNLAISQEDMENNPILAPAIAKVKRMGFSYQCLVTGGRPAQKICSLAEARNIDLLVLGSPERRPSVAKSLPDIDRLLGSSLSDYIRIKAPCPVLLARQEVAV from the coding sequence ATGCTTAAAAAAATTCTATATGCTGACTCTGGTGCAGAAAATGCCCAAGATATGCTAAAAACCTTACTAGAGCTGCCCTCTACAAAAAGTTCTCAGTTGTCAATTTTACGTGTAATTTCGCCAAAAACTACCCAAGAAGAATCACAAGCGCAAGAGCAAGCAAAAGAGACAGTTGAGGCTTTAATCAGTAAATTAAACATCGAACCCAATCGAGTTAATACTCTGGTGCAGGAAGGAGATACTAAAACTACCGTCTTAAAAGTAGCTCAAGATGTAGATGCTGATTTGATCATTATGGGATCAAGAGGTTTGGGTAAACTACAGGCAATTTTGAGTAATTCTGTTAGCCAATACGTCTTTCAGTTAACCGATCGCTCTATGTTATTGGTTAAGGATGATGTTTATATTAAACGGCTAAAAAGAGTAATGGTGGCTCTAGATAAGTCTCCTGCTGCTCAATATGCCCTCGATGTAACCCTAGCCCTACTCCAAGGTTATAACGATGCGGAGATTTTATTAACTCGTGTTAACCCTGATTTAGATTCTAATTTGGCTATCTCCCAAGAAGATATGGAAAATAACCCAATTTTAGCTCCTGCGATCGCTAAAGTTAAAAGAATGGGTTTTAGTTATCAGTGTTTAGTTACAGGTGGTAGACCTGCACAAAAAATTTGTAGTCTAGCTGAAGCTCGCAATATTGATTTATTGGTATTAGGATCTCCAGAGCGTCGTCCTTCGGTTGCCAAGAGTTTACCTGATATTGATCGTCTTTTGGGTAGTTCTTTATCAGACTATATTCGTATTAAAGCTCCTTGTCCCGTACTGCTGGCAAGACAAGAGGTTGCAGTATAG
- a CDS encoding NAD+ synthase yields the protein MKIAIAQLNPTIGDLENNAQQIIAAAKTVAPQKVRLLLTPELSLCGYPPRDLLLYPGLVKVMNQQLGAIARELPANLAVLVGTVDTNPHAASKGQKPLYNSMALLQAGEVKQVFHKRLLPTYDVFDEDRYFEPGYEANYFTLDGVKIGVSICEDLWNDERFWGKRNYEVNPIEELAKIGVDVIVNLSASPYTVGKQKLREAMNSHVASVYQKPIIYVNQVGGNDDLVFDGHSVVFNSGGGLVNRAKGFATDLIVVDLEQLEYTASSDTHQDQEEAEIFAALVLGVQDYARKCGFSKAILGLSGGIDSALVAAVAASALGAENVLGVLMPSPYSSLHSISDAEDLVKNLGIKSYQLPIRSAMEAYDTLLDPLFTGTQFGIAEENIQSRIRGNLLMAIANKFNYLLLSTGNKSEMAVGYCTLYGDMNGGLAVIADVPKTRVFALCRWLNRDRSVIPLNIITKPPSAELKPDQKDSDSLPDYEILDDILERIVCQHQSQTEIVAAGHDPQTVAKVMKLVTRAEFKRRQAPPGIKITDRAFGTGWRMPIASKWLMLDS from the coding sequence ATGAAAATAGCAATAGCCCAACTTAACCCCACCATAGGCGATCTGGAAAATAACGCTCAACAAATCATAGCTGCAGCTAAAACCGTTGCGCCCCAGAAGGTTCGCTTATTATTAACTCCCGAATTGTCTTTATGTGGTTATCCTCCGAGAGATCTATTACTGTATCCTGGCTTAGTTAAAGTCATGAATCAACAGTTAGGCGCGATCGCTCGTGAACTACCAGCCAACCTAGCGGTATTAGTTGGAACTGTAGATACTAATCCCCATGCAGCTTCCAAAGGACAAAAACCACTGTATAACAGTATGGCATTATTGCAAGCAGGCGAGGTAAAACAGGTCTTTCATAAGCGGTTATTACCTACCTATGATGTTTTTGATGAAGATCGCTATTTTGAACCTGGATATGAGGCAAATTACTTTACTTTGGATGGGGTGAAAATTGGTGTCTCCATCTGTGAAGACTTGTGGAATGATGAACGGTTTTGGGGAAAACGCAATTATGAGGTTAATCCCATTGAAGAGTTAGCCAAAATTGGGGTAGATGTAATTGTTAATCTTTCCGCCTCACCCTATACAGTTGGTAAACAAAAGCTACGGGAAGCAATGAACAGTCATGTAGCTAGCGTCTATCAAAAGCCGATTATCTATGTAAATCAAGTTGGCGGTAATGATGATTTGGTTTTCGATGGTCATAGTGTGGTTTTTAACAGTGGAGGGGGTTTAGTTAACCGTGCTAAAGGGTTTGCCACAGATTTAATAGTGGTGGATTTAGAACAGTTGGAATACACTGCTTCTTCAGATACCCATCAAGATCAAGAAGAAGCAGAAATCTTTGCAGCCTTGGTTTTAGGTGTCCAAGACTACGCTAGAAAATGTGGCTTTAGTAAGGCTATTTTGGGTTTGAGTGGGGGTATAGATTCAGCATTGGTAGCTGCTGTTGCAGCCTCGGCATTAGGTGCAGAAAATGTTTTGGGAGTTTTAATGCCTTCTCCCTATAGTTCTCTTCATTCTATTAGTGATGCTGAGGATTTAGTTAAGAATTTGGGGATAAAAAGTTATCAGTTACCTATTCGTAGCGCAATGGAAGCTTATGATACTTTATTAGATCCTTTGTTTACTGGGACACAATTCGGTATAGCAGAGGAAAATATCCAGTCGAGAATACGGGGTAACTTATTGATGGCGATCGCGAATAAGTTTAATTATTTGCTGCTTTCAACAGGTAATAAGTCTGAAATGGCGGTCGGTTACTGCACTCTTTACGGCGATATGAATGGTGGTTTGGCGGTGATTGCTGATGTGCCAAAAACTAGGGTGTTTGCCTTGTGTCGTTGGTTAAATCGCGATCGCTCTGTTATTCCCCTAAATATTATTACTAAGCCCCCCAGCGCGGAATTAAAACCTGATCAAAAAGATTCTGATTCTTTACCCGATTATGAGATACTGGATGATATATTAGAGCGCATTGTTTGCCAACATCAATCTCAAACAGAAATAGTTGCAGCAGGACACGATCCCCAAACAGTAGCTAAGGTAATGAAATTAGTTACTCGTGCAGAATTTAAACGTCGTCAAGCCCCACCAGGAATCAAGATAACTGATCGCGCCTTTGGGACTGGTTGGCGGATGCCAATTGCTAGTAAGTGGTTGATGCTGGATAGTTAA
- a CDS encoding TPR repeat-containing protein codes for MLENLPIIYISTLLAILAFAAIYILGEVIKTRKQESTFSRLQNKLKKEKGTAEEYYQLGSLYLDKKLFVQSISLLNKALKADKELPIENQALIHNAMGYAYFAQEQYDIAIRQYKEALKLYPEYVIALNNLGNVYEKKQMIVKAVEMYQEVLKYDSDNSTAQRRLKSLEKRLVSSKTE; via the coding sequence ATGCTTGAGAATCTACCTATAATATATATTTCTACTTTACTGGCAATATTAGCCTTTGCTGCTATTTATATCTTGGGGGAAGTAATTAAAACTCGCAAGCAAGAAAGTACTTTCTCCCGTCTGCAAAATAAATTGAAAAAAGAAAAAGGTACTGCGGAAGAATATTATCAATTAGGTAGTCTTTATTTGGATAAAAAACTGTTTGTGCAATCAATCTCTTTGCTAAACAAAGCTTTAAAAGCAGATAAGGAATTACCAATAGAAAATCAGGCTCTAATTCATAATGCGATGGGGTATGCTTATTTTGCTCAAGAACAATATGATATAGCCATAAGACAATATAAGGAAGCTTTAAAGCTATATCCTGAATATGTTATCGCTCTTAATAATTTGGGGAATGTTTACGAGAAAAAGCAGATGATTGTTAAAGCTGTAGAAATGTATCAGGAAGTCTTAAAATACGACTCAGATAATAGCACCGCTCAACGTCGTCTTAAATCTCTTGAAAAACGCTTAGTTTCCTCGAAAACAGAATAA
- a CDS encoding short-chain dehydrogenase/reductase SDR: MKTIALVTGANKGMGFETARQLAKQETHVLIGARDTHKGETAVKSLLDQGLSTEFLPLDITKEESVKQAAQTVSEKYGKLDILINNAGINPEYSQGIFTWEELPLDLLISIYQTNVFGAFLTIREFLPLLKKSTAGRIVNVSSSLGSLTEQSNPESPSYPMNTLGYNSSKTALNALTVQLKKQLVDTPIKVNSVCPGWVKTDMGTDAAPRTIIEGVRIILKLASLEEDIPNGGFFNEDDVISW; this comes from the coding sequence ATGAAGACAATTGCATTAGTTACAGGCGCAAATAAAGGTATGGGTTTTGAAACTGCCCGTCAGCTAGCTAAACAAGAAACTCATGTTTTGATAGGAGCAAGAGACACTCATAAAGGAGAAACAGCAGTTAAATCTCTTCTAGATCAAGGACTTAGTACAGAATTTTTACCATTAGATATAACTAAGGAAGAGAGCGTCAAGCAAGCTGCTCAAACGGTTAGTGAGAAATATGGTAAATTGGACATTCTAATTAATAATGCAGGTATTAATCCAGAATATTCTCAAGGGATATTTACTTGGGAAGAGTTACCCTTAGATCTTTTGATCAGTATTTATCAAACTAATGTCTTCGGGGCTTTTCTAACTATTCGAGAATTTTTACCCTTATTAAAAAAATCTACTGCGGGAAGAATAGTTAATGTCTCGTCTTCTCTTGGTTCATTAACTGAGCAATCAAATCCAGAATCACCTTCTTATCCAATGAATACCCTAGGATATAACTCTTCTAAAACTGCTCTTAATGCTTTAACAGTACAACTTAAGAAACAACTTGTCGATACGCCGATCAAAGTTAATTCAGTCTGCCCAGGTTGGGTAAAAACTGATATGGGAACTGATGCAGCACCGAGAACTATTATTGAAGGTGTTCGTATTATCTTAAAGTTAGCTAGTTTAGAAGAGGATATTCCTAATGGTGGCTTTTTTAATGAGGATGATGTTATTAGTTGGTAA
- a CDS encoding ABC transporter-related protein produces the protein MSIIFVENLSKVYPVAIKQPGLKGTLSHFFRRTYREIKAVQNVSFKIEPGEVVGFLGANGAGKTTTLKMLTGLIHPSQGEIIVADHVPFRRQPQFLRQTSLVMGQKQQLLWDLPALDSLRINAAVYNLSDKVFKQRLGELSAMLAITDKLTQPVRKLSLGERMKAELLAALLHHPQVLFLDEPTLGLDVNAQVAVREFLQQYNQRYGATILLTSHYMADITALCDRVLLIDQGQLIYDGLLDSLLDRFAPYRQVKVELAQPVSSEELASFGEIEAIQGQVVKFLVPRDQLTTTIAQILAKLPLQDLNVSDPPIEEIIGRLFQSGQVN, from the coding sequence GTGTCTATTATTTTTGTCGAAAACCTGAGTAAAGTTTATCCTGTTGCCATCAAACAACCTGGGTTAAAAGGTACTTTAAGTCATTTTTTCCGTCGTACCTATCGTGAAATTAAGGCAGTACAAAATGTATCTTTTAAAATTGAGCCTGGCGAGGTTGTCGGTTTTTTGGGGGCGAATGGTGCAGGTAAAACTACCACTCTCAAGATGTTAACAGGTTTAATTCATCCTTCCCAAGGGGAGATTATTGTGGCAGATCATGTTCCTTTTCGTCGTCAGCCACAGTTTCTGCGCCAAACTAGTCTGGTAATGGGGCAAAAACAGCAATTACTTTGGGATTTGCCTGCTTTGGATTCTTTAAGGATTAATGCAGCAGTTTACAATCTTAGCGATAAGGTTTTTAAGCAACGTTTGGGGGAATTGTCGGCAATGTTGGCAATTACTGATAAACTAACTCAACCTGTGCGTAAGCTATCCCTGGGAGAAAGAATGAAAGCGGAATTACTAGCTGCTTTACTCCATCATCCTCAAGTGTTATTTCTCGATGAACCTACTTTGGGTTTAGATGTTAATGCTCAAGTAGCAGTTAGGGAGTTTTTACAGCAATATAATCAACGTTACGGCGCAACAATTCTACTTACCAGTCATTATATGGCAGACATTACCGCCCTGTGCGATCGCGTCTTATTAATTGATCAAGGACAATTAATTTATGATGGTTTGTTAGATAGCTTACTCGATCGCTTTGCTCCTTATCGTCAGGTAAAGGTGGAATTAGCTCAACCTGTTTCCTCAGAAGAATTAGCAAGCTTTGGCGAGATTGAGGCAATTCAAGGGCAAGTAGTCAAGTTTTTAGTTCCAAGAGACCAATTAACCACTACTATTGCTCAAATTTTAGCTAAATTACCCCTACAGGATCTAAATGTTAGTGATCCACCAATAGAAGAAATTATTGGTCGTTTATTTCAATCGGGACAAGTAAATTAG
- a CDS encoding putative reverse transcriptase: MSNTDLKNTVEWNDINWRKVQKVVFKLQKRIYKAYVDGDIKKGRRLQKTLIKSYSNQLLSVRKVTQDNQGKKTAGVDRVKSLNPQQRLRLAQNLKLENKAKPIRRVWIPKPGKDEKRPLGIPVMRDRAAQALAKSALEPEWEAKFEPNSYGFRPGRGAHDAIEAIFNQIRYKPKFILDADITKCFDRINHQKLLNKLNTFPSMRRQVRAWLKADICDFKNHETTSNQQGTPQGGVISPLLSNIALHGMEKHINEFALTWKGSKIDNVKSISLIRFADDFVIIHENLEVIKQCQAIITEWLIEYDLEIHPNKTRIVNTLKEYNGNKPGLNFLGFNIRQYSVGKNQSGKDTKGNKLGFKTLIKPSNESIKNHYKDIAEVIKTHNSAPQTALITKLKPIIRGWSNYFKTTCSKKIYSKLDHLIFQRLLRWGVRRHPNKNKTWIVNKYWKTIGGDNWVFGEKEGTTLIKHSATAIKRHVKVKGEASPYNGDTLYWAKRKGSHPELKSSVARLLIQHNGKCNWCKLTFQEEDIIEIDHIKPKALGGNIKDNLQLLHRHCHDVKTKYDLANIMKAKIGKGVLKKSQKGEKPYDGKLSRTVLKTSRTGDSLA, translated from the coding sequence ATGTCTAATACAGATTTAAAAAATACTGTGGAATGGAATGACATCAATTGGCGAAAAGTACAAAAGGTGGTATTTAAGCTGCAAAAACGTATTTACAAAGCCTACGTAGACGGTGACATAAAAAAAGGTAGAAGGTTACAAAAAACCCTCATCAAATCCTATTCCAACCAACTACTATCCGTAAGAAAGGTAACACAGGACAACCAGGGCAAAAAGACTGCTGGAGTGGATAGAGTTAAATCTCTAAACCCACAACAAAGGTTAAGACTCGCTCAAAATCTAAAACTGGAAAATAAAGCCAAACCTATTCGTAGAGTTTGGATACCCAAACCTGGCAAGGATGAAAAGCGTCCCCTTGGAATACCTGTAATGCGCGATAGAGCAGCCCAAGCCCTTGCTAAATCTGCCCTAGAACCCGAATGGGAGGCAAAATTTGAGCCTAATAGCTACGGATTCCGACCAGGAAGAGGAGCGCATGATGCTATTGAAGCCATATTTAACCAAATCAGATATAAACCCAAATTTATACTTGATGCAGATATAACTAAATGCTTCGATAGAATTAACCATCAAAAACTATTAAACAAGCTCAACACCTTCCCATCAATGAGAAGACAAGTTAGAGCATGGCTAAAGGCAGATATATGTGACTTCAAAAACCATGAAACAACTTCCAACCAACAAGGAACTCCCCAGGGCGGAGTCATAAGCCCCTTATTATCAAATATAGCCTTACATGGAATGGAAAAACACATAAACGAATTTGCTCTAACCTGGAAAGGGTCTAAGATAGATAATGTTAAATCTATATCCCTAATCAGATTTGCAGATGATTTTGTGATAATTCATGAGAATCTTGAAGTAATAAAACAATGCCAGGCAATAATAACTGAATGGTTAATAGAATATGACCTTGAAATTCACCCTAATAAAACCAGAATAGTAAATACCTTAAAAGAATACAACGGTAACAAACCAGGACTCAACTTTCTTGGATTTAATATCAGACAATATTCAGTAGGTAAAAACCAATCAGGTAAAGATACCAAGGGTAACAAGTTAGGATTCAAAACGCTAATTAAGCCAAGTAACGAAAGCATAAAAAATCATTATAAAGATATAGCAGAAGTTATCAAAACGCATAATTCAGCACCCCAAACTGCACTCATCACAAAATTAAAACCAATTATTAGAGGATGGAGTAACTATTTCAAGACAACTTGTAGTAAAAAAATATACTCAAAGTTGGATCATCTAATATTCCAAAGGTTACTAAGATGGGGAGTCAGGAGACATCCTAACAAAAACAAAACATGGATAGTAAATAAATACTGGAAAACAATAGGTGGAGATAATTGGGTGTTCGGTGAAAAAGAAGGGACAACCCTAATCAAACACTCCGCAACAGCTATTAAACGCCATGTCAAAGTCAAAGGAGAAGCCTCTCCCTATAACGGAGATACATTATATTGGGCAAAAAGAAAGGGATCACACCCTGAACTAAAAAGCTCAGTAGCCAGATTGTTAATACAACACAATGGTAAATGTAATTGGTGTAAATTAACCTTCCAAGAAGAGGACATTATTGAAATCGATCATATTAAACCTAAAGCATTAGGTGGAAATATCAAAGATAATCTCCAACTCCTACATCGTCATTGTCACGACGTTAAAACTAAGTACGATCTAGCGAACATTATGAAAGCAAAAATCGGAAAAGGGGTACTCAAAAAGAGCCAGAAAGGAGAGAAGCCGTATGATGGGAAACTATCACGTACGGTTTTGAAGACGAGTCGGACTGGTGACAGTCTGGCTTAG